The Carnobacterium divergens genome includes a window with the following:
- the racE gene encoding glutamate racemase → MTKQAIGFIDSGVGGLTVVKEAMRQLPNESIYYVGDTARCPYGPRPEEQVRQFTWEMTHFLLDKDIKMLVIACNTATAAALEDIKKKLAIPVIGVILPGSRAAIKATKNNHIGVIGTAGTVKSDMYKKMIQSKDKKAAVDSLACPKFVPIVESNEYNSAIAKKVVAETLRPMQKKGVDTLILGCTHYPLLRPIIQNVMGNTVTLIDSGAETVSEVSTILDYFDLAVDSKNKEQTERCFYTTGSTQMFQEIASGWLGLEEMAVEQIKLGIN, encoded by the coding sequence ATGACAAAACAAGCGATTGGCTTTATTGATTCAGGTGTTGGCGGGTTGACGGTTGTCAAAGAAGCCATGCGTCAATTGCCGAATGAATCTATTTATTATGTTGGAGATACGGCTCGTTGCCCCTATGGTCCTAGACCGGAAGAACAAGTCCGCCAATTTACTTGGGAAATGACTCATTTTCTACTAGATAAGGATATAAAAATGCTTGTCATTGCCTGTAATACAGCAACTGCAGCAGCTTTAGAGGACATCAAGAAAAAACTAGCAATCCCTGTTATTGGAGTGATTTTGCCTGGCAGTCGTGCAGCTATTAAAGCAACAAAAAATAATCATATTGGCGTGATTGGAACGGCAGGAACCGTCAAGAGCGATATGTATAAAAAAATGATTCAGTCAAAGGACAAAAAGGCTGCTGTCGATAGCTTAGCGTGTCCTAAATTTGTTCCAATTGTTGAAAGCAATGAGTACAATAGCGCCATTGCTAAAAAAGTCGTAGCTGAAACATTGAGACCTATGCAAAAAAAAGGTGTAGATACTTTAATTTTAGGGTGTACTCATTACCCTTTATTACGTCCAATTATCCAAAATGTAATGGGAAATACGGTTACCTTAATTGATTCAGGAGCGGAAACAGTAAGTGAAGTAAGTACGATTTTAGATTATTTCGATTTAGCAGTAGATAGTAAGAATAAAGAACAAACAGAGCGGTGTTTTTATACAACCGGCTCTACCCAAATGTTTCAAGAAATTGCTTCTGGCTGGTTAGGTCTTGAGGAAATGGCAGTGGAGCAAATCAAATTAGGGATTAATTAA
- the dapD gene encoding 2,3,4,5-tetrahydropyridine-2,6-dicarboxylate N-acetyltransferase has protein sequence MDANEIIAFIANSEKKTPVKVYIKGSLKELTFPDTIQHFTNCKTGVLFGDWKDVEPFLKENQVLITDQVVENDRRNSAVPLVDMKGLNARIEPGAIIRDQVEIGNQAVIMMGALINIGAVVGDNTMIDMGAVLGGRATVGKNCHIGAGTVLAGVVEPASAQPVVVEDDVLIGANAVVLEGIRVGKGAVVAAGAIVVNDVAPYTVVAGVPAKKIKDIDEKTKSKTSLIDELRKL, from the coding sequence ATGGATGCAAATGAAATCATTGCTTTTATAGCAAATAGTGAGAAAAAAACACCTGTAAAGGTTTATATTAAAGGGTCTTTAAAAGAGTTGACATTCCCAGATACAATTCAACACTTTACAAACTGTAAGACAGGAGTCTTGTTTGGGGATTGGAAAGATGTTGAACCTTTCCTAAAAGAAAATCAAGTATTGATTACAGATCAAGTAGTTGAAAACGATCGTCGCAATTCAGCTGTTCCATTAGTAGATATGAAAGGCTTGAATGCAAGAATTGAACCAGGCGCGATTATTCGTGATCAAGTTGAAATTGGCAATCAAGCAGTTATTATGATGGGAGCATTAATCAATATTGGTGCTGTGGTTGGAGACAATACAATGATTGATATGGGTGCAGTTCTTGGTGGACGTGCGACAGTTGGTAAAAATTGTCATATTGGTGCAGGAACCGTTTTAGCAGGTGTTGTTGAACCAGCTAGTGCTCAACCCGTTGTTGTTGAAGATGACGTGCTGATTGGTGCGAATGCAGTTGTACTTGAAGGCATTCGAGTGGGCAAGGGAGCTGTTGTTGCAGCTGGAGCAATTGTTGTTAATGATGTAGCGCCTTACACAGTCGTAGCAGGTGTTCCTGCTAAGAAAATCAAAGATATAGATGAAAAAACAAAAAGCAAAACAAGTTTAATTGACGAATTACGCAAATTATAA
- a CDS encoding YslB family protein: MKNEEQTTSLDLENLNGSVSLFGYELIRDGLLPNLLGKDTEDILYWAGKELARQYPLEDFSAIGLFFKKAGFGTLTLTKEKKHQRIYTLTGDIVKTRIEHTKPSFSLETGFLAEQIQLQETLYAEAVSEVSVKTKEVIITLQWDAKDTVSIEKPLETFVITEENEEPEELSMLEIDSVDALPDEAIESLTEEIELKETFDEEIDGDLFAEELVPEVEPINDVQLELPETAITDEIPVEFEEVLAVEEEEILPPSASVVSQEDVDKFHQMSAEEALSAFDKLSQEFTDVNEQTSSEVEEETIFDTLPSRSSRHQKKTKK; this comes from the coding sequence ATGAAAAATGAAGAACAAACAACATCATTGGATTTAGAAAATTTAAACGGCTCGGTTTCTCTATTTGGTTATGAACTGATACGCGATGGTTTATTGCCAAATCTTTTAGGAAAAGACACTGAAGATATTTTATACTGGGCAGGAAAAGAACTGGCAAGACAATATCCTTTAGAAGACTTTTCAGCGATTGGTTTATTTTTCAAAAAAGCTGGTTTTGGAACCTTAACCTTAACCAAAGAAAAAAAACATCAACGAATTTATACGTTAACTGGTGACATCGTGAAAACTCGAATTGAGCATACCAAACCAAGCTTCAGCTTAGAAACAGGTTTTTTAGCAGAACAAATTCAATTACAAGAAACCCTTTATGCTGAAGCTGTTTCAGAAGTTTCCGTTAAAACAAAAGAAGTGATCATTACTTTACAATGGGATGCAAAAGACACTGTTTCAATTGAAAAACCTCTTGAAACATTCGTTATAACTGAAGAAAATGAAGAACCTGAAGAGTTATCGATGTTGGAGATTGACTCTGTTGATGCCTTACCAGATGAAGCAATAGAGTCTTTGACAGAAGAAATTGAATTGAAGGAAACTTTTGATGAAGAGATTGACGGTGACTTGTTTGCTGAAGAACTCGTTCCTGAAGTTGAACCTATTAATGACGTTCAATTAGAGTTGCCAGAAACGGCAATCACAGATGAAATTCCTGTAGAATTTGAGGAAGTACTAGCAGTTGAAGAAGAAGAAATCCTTCCTCCATCAGCTTCCGTTGTTTCTCAAGAAGATGTGGATAAATTTCATCAAATGAGTGCGGAAGAAGCCTTATCTGCTTTCGACAAGCTCTCTCAAGAATTTACTGATGTGAATGAGCAGACTTCATCAGAAGTAGAAGAAGAAACGATCTTTGATACCTTGCCTTCTCGCTCTTCTAGACATCAAAAGAAAACTAAAAAATAA
- a CDS encoding ABC transporter ATP-binding protein, with translation MSEFKKISRFFWMYLRHFKLQLMVVIVAVVASTYLQVKAPYYIGQAIQELANYAARGFKDNSEFIRIIWLLLIFYVLLAAGTFIQSILMAGISGRSTNKMRIDLFKKMESLSIRFFDSHKDGEMLSRFTSDLDNISNTLNQALVQVMSNVALMVGVIIMMFRQDVQLSIVTLAAAPFAIIIAALVIRKARKYVNLQQESIGSLNGYIDEKISGQKMIIANGLEAETVTEFLDYNQKVKKVSFKGQVYSGLLFPMMQGIALFNTAIVIFFGGYFALNGSIERTLALGLIVTFVQYSQQFYMPLTQISSQYSMLQLAFTGAKRVIEVLDEEPEVERPTVEAMYGIEKEVRLDHVDFSYVPNKPILKDISITAKKGQMVALVGPTGSGKTTIMNLLNRFYNVDSGAILIDNVDIRDIELASLRKQVGIVLQDSVLFSGTIRDNIVFGKPDATDEEVVDAAKQANIHDFILSLDDGYETIVSDEHSIFSVGQKQLISIARTIITNPSLLILDEATSNVDTVTESKIQKAMEAIISGRTSFVIAHRLKTILNADYIVVLNQGEIIEEGTHEELLNLEGFYSELYHNQFVME, from the coding sequence GTGAGTGAATTTAAAAAAATTAGCCGTTTTTTCTGGATGTATTTACGTCATTTTAAATTACAATTAATGGTGGTAATCGTGGCAGTTGTCGCTTCCACTTATTTACAAGTAAAAGCCCCTTACTATATTGGTCAAGCAATTCAAGAACTGGCAAATTATGCAGCTCGTGGGTTTAAAGACAATAGTGAATTTATCCGCATTATTTGGTTGCTGTTGATTTTTTATGTATTGCTTGCAGCAGGTACGTTCATTCAAAGTATTTTGATGGCTGGAATTTCAGGCCGTTCTACTAATAAAATGCGCATTGATTTGTTTAAAAAAATGGAAAGCTTGTCAATCCGCTTTTTTGACAGTCATAAAGATGGTGAGATGTTGAGTCGTTTCACCAGTGATTTAGATAATATTTCCAATACTTTAAACCAAGCATTAGTTCAAGTGATGTCCAATGTGGCATTGATGGTGGGTGTTATTATCATGATGTTCCGTCAAGATGTCCAATTAAGTATTGTAACGCTTGCTGCAGCACCTTTTGCAATTATTATTGCAGCATTGGTGATTCGCAAAGCACGTAAGTATGTCAATTTACAACAAGAAAGTATTGGCTCTTTAAATGGATATATTGATGAGAAAATTTCAGGCCAAAAAATGATTATAGCAAATGGTTTAGAAGCTGAGACAGTTACTGAATTTTTAGACTACAATCAAAAGGTTAAAAAAGTTTCATTTAAAGGTCAAGTATACTCAGGATTGCTTTTCCCAATGATGCAAGGAATCGCTTTGTTTAACACTGCAATCGTTATTTTCTTTGGTGGGTATTTTGCATTAAATGGCAGTATTGAGCGTACATTAGCACTTGGGTTGATTGTGACGTTTGTCCAGTATTCACAACAATTTTACATGCCATTAACACAAATTTCTTCTCAATACAGCATGTTGCAGTTGGCCTTTACAGGTGCAAAACGTGTGATTGAAGTATTAGATGAGGAACCTGAAGTGGAACGTCCTACAGTTGAGGCGATGTATGGAATCGAAAAAGAAGTACGTTTAGATCATGTCGATTTTTCTTACGTACCAAACAAACCTATTTTAAAAGATATTTCAATTACAGCGAAAAAAGGTCAAATGGTTGCCTTAGTAGGTCCAACTGGTTCAGGAAAGACAACAATCATGAACTTATTAAATCGATTTTATAACGTCGACAGTGGCGCAATTTTAATTGATAATGTCGACATTCGTGACATTGAACTCGCTTCATTGCGTAAGCAAGTTGGAATTGTGTTGCAAGATTCAGTCCTATTTTCTGGTACAATTCGAGATAACATTGTTTTTGGGAAACCTGATGCAACAGATGAAGAAGTTGTTGATGCAGCAAAACAAGCAAACATTCATGATTTTATTTTATCCTTAGATGATGGTTATGAAACGATCGTCAGCGATGAACACAGTATCTTTAGTGTAGGCCAAAAACAACTAATCAGTATTGCAAGAACCATCATTACGAATCCTTCCTTGTTGATTTTAGATGAAGCGACAAGTAATGTAGATACGGTAACAGAAAGTAAAATTCAAAAAGCAATGGAAGCCATCATTTCTGGGCGGACTAGTTTTGTCATTGCGCACCGGTTAAAAACAATTTTAAATGCAGATTATATTGTTGTGTTGAACCAAGGTGAAATTATTGAAGAAGGCACACATGAAGAATTATTGAATTTAGAAGGATTTTATTCAGAATTGTACCACAATCAATTTGTAATGGAATAA
- a CDS encoding N-acetyldiaminopimelate deacetylase, which translates to MMSELNPFIKIRRDLHQIPEIGLLEYKTHAYLMTYIATLPQERLEIIEWKTAILVRVRGTVGEKTIGWRTDIDGLPVSEETGLPFKSTHPNQMHACGHDVHMSIALGLLTYFSNHPGRDHLVFLFQPAEENASGGKLLYDEGVLDTWMPNEFYALHVQPNLKVGQIGTKIGTLFAGTCTIQANFTGKSGHAAYPHEANDMIVAASQFVSQIQTIVSRNVDPIEGAVVTLGTFHAGTTGNIISGKASLTGTIRTLTPEMSHLMQERVKQVARGIELSYQCEVELILEQGGYYPVVNTEKETTTLIDFMKHHPKVAFIPAPTAMTGEDFGYLLDKIPGTMFWLGVDSPYGLHHSKMNPSEEAIPFAIDVLKDFFKMKLN; encoded by the coding sequence ATGATGAGCGAATTAAATCCTTTTATAAAAATAAGAAGAGACCTGCATCAAATTCCAGAAATTGGCTTACTTGAGTACAAAACCCACGCATACTTGATGACCTATATTGCAACATTGCCACAAGAGCGTCTGGAAATCATTGAATGGAAAACAGCTATCTTGGTTAGAGTTCGTGGAACAGTAGGGGAGAAAACCATTGGCTGGCGAACAGATATTGACGGCTTACCCGTTAGTGAAGAAACAGGACTGCCATTTAAATCAACGCATCCTAATCAGATGCATGCGTGTGGACATGATGTTCATATGTCGATTGCATTAGGTCTATTGACGTATTTTAGCAATCACCCAGGTCGTGACCATTTAGTCTTTTTATTCCAACCAGCAGAAGAAAATGCTAGTGGAGGAAAACTGCTTTATGACGAGGGTGTACTAGATACGTGGATGCCAAATGAATTTTATGCATTGCACGTACAACCTAATTTAAAAGTTGGGCAGATTGGGACTAAGATTGGAACTCTCTTTGCTGGAACGTGTACGATTCAAGCGAATTTCACAGGAAAAAGCGGACATGCTGCGTATCCTCACGAGGCAAATGATATGATTGTGGCTGCAAGTCAATTTGTTAGCCAAATTCAAACGATTGTTAGCCGAAATGTAGATCCCATTGAAGGAGCAGTGGTTACGTTAGGCACATTTCATGCTGGAACAACAGGAAATATCATCAGTGGGAAAGCTTCTTTAACAGGAACGATTCGGACATTAACGCCAGAAATGAGTCATTTGATGCAGGAGCGAGTTAAGCAAGTAGCTCGTGGCATTGAACTTTCGTATCAATGTGAGGTTGAATTGATTTTAGAACAAGGCGGCTACTACCCAGTTGTGAATACGGAAAAAGAGACAACCACTTTGATTGATTTTATGAAGCATCATCCAAAAGTGGCGTTTATTCCTGCTCCAACAGCAATGACAGGAGAAGATTTTGGTTATTTGTTAGATAAAATACCAGGAACGATGTTTTGGCTTGGAGTAGATAGCCCTTACGGATTGCACCATTCTAAAATGAATCCAAGTGAGGAAGCGATTCCGTTTGCTATTGACGTTTTGAAAGATTTTTTTAAAATGAAGCTCAATTAA
- a CDS encoding DUF368 domain-containing protein: MSLINTLKGFLIGIALVIPGLSGSIFAVVVGLYEKMMDSINHFKTNKKASFQFLLPIGIGAAIGILASTKMILWVCVEYPIQSYLFFVGLVLGSFPLVLKKMKKIQFKPSYLIVSLVSFLLILALTKMGEGGSESYIAIQSFDSWDDAFSMLFAGAFSMSLMSVPGVSGSIMLMVINQYGTVYNAVGQFVDLLFYLLKGDFTAANAAFGSVLLLIPFILGSVIGVILIAKLMGYLLKKYESLVYYGVAGVMVSALITLFETGVFPYWSTETATINPLLLVVIGIICLVIGVVCTLFLDSPSTDQDS, translated from the coding sequence ATGTCTTTAATCAATACACTAAAAGGTTTTTTAATTGGGATCGCCTTGGTTATCCCTGGTCTATCTGGTAGTATTTTTGCGGTTGTTGTCGGTCTCTATGAAAAAATGATGGACTCGATTAACCATTTTAAAACAAATAAAAAAGCTTCATTTCAATTTTTACTCCCTATCGGAATTGGAGCAGCGATTGGGATTCTGGCTTCCACTAAAATGATTTTATGGGTTTGTGTCGAATACCCTATTCAGTCTTATTTATTTTTTGTTGGTTTAGTATTAGGCAGTTTTCCCTTAGTGTTAAAAAAAATGAAAAAAATTCAATTTAAACCAAGTTATTTAATAGTCTCACTTGTTTCATTTCTTCTTATCTTAGCTTTAACAAAAATGGGGGAAGGTGGCAGTGAATCTTATATCGCTATTCAATCGTTTGATAGCTGGGATGATGCTTTTTCAATGCTTTTTGCAGGGGCCTTTTCAATGTCTTTGATGTCTGTTCCTGGCGTAAGCGGAAGTATTATGTTAATGGTTATTAATCAATATGGAACCGTCTATAACGCAGTTGGTCAATTTGTTGATCTCCTATTCTATCTGCTAAAAGGCGACTTTACAGCAGCTAATGCAGCTTTTGGAAGTGTTCTATTATTAATTCCATTTATTCTTGGATCCGTAATTGGGGTTATCTTAATTGCAAAATTAATGGGTTATTTACTGAAAAAATATGAAAGTCTTGTATACTACGGTGTAGCTGGTGTGATGGTTTCAGCTCTTATCACACTATTTGAAACAGGTGTCTTTCCTTATTGGAGCACAGAAACAGCTACTATCAATCCATTGTTACTTGTCGTAATCGGAATCATTTGTTTAGTAATAGGAGTTGTTTGTACCCTCTTCTTAGACTCTCCATCAACCGACCAAGACAGTTAA
- the cbpB gene encoding cyclic-di-AMP-binding protein CbpB: MIGKEIGEMLLENQENFLIPAEMVAHVQVNNHLDHALLVLTKVGYSVIPVLDHDYKIKGLISMPMIIDAIMGLEKFDYDKLSDTCVHEVMQTDFATINNPYDLEEVLHLLVNHAFICVASEDGSFTGIVTRSEILKGTNRIAHEFENEFEVIKKEKVKKNH; encoded by the coding sequence ATGATAGGGAAAGAAATAGGAGAAATGCTCCTTGAAAATCAAGAAAATTTTTTAATTCCAGCAGAAATGGTTGCCCATGTTCAAGTGAACAATCACTTAGATCACGCACTGTTAGTTTTAACGAAAGTAGGTTATTCCGTTATTCCTGTTTTGGACCATGACTATAAAATAAAAGGGTTAATTTCAATGCCGATGATTATTGATGCGATTATGGGACTTGAAAAATTCGATTACGATAAATTAAGCGACACTTGTGTGCATGAAGTCATGCAGACTGATTTTGCAACAATTAACAATCCATATGATTTAGAAGAAGTGTTACATTTATTAGTGAATCATGCCTTTATCTGTGTAGCAAGTGAAGATGGAAGCTTTACAGGAATCGTTACAAGAAGTGAAATTCTTAAAGGAACCAATCGAATTGCTCATGAATTTGAAAATGAATTTGAAGTTATAAAAAAAGAAAAAGTTAAAAAAAATCATTAG
- a CDS encoding ABC transporter ATP-binding protein produces MKKFRLFTVLSIILTSIMVGSQLWQPKLLQQVLEAIVNDKLDDIYSIGIILIGVAGVGLIAGILNTITSAKVAQEVGANLREESFRKIQTFSYSNIERFSTGNLVVRLTNDITQVQNLVMLALQSLIRIPILFIGSFILAMYTLPQLWWIIILLVVLVFIIVFFTFGAMGKHFAKIQGFLDRVNGIAKENLAGMRVVKSFVQEKNEEKRFTDVSESLTYHTIKVGNLFSIMIPAFMFVSNIAVVTSIFFVGTMVKSDPAVIGAVASFMSYLTQIMMAIIIGGMLMMMSSRAIISLKRISEILETKSDINYNTEPLTKELDGSVTFKHVSFKYENDDDAALKDISFSVKPGELVGIVGATGSGKSTLAQLMTRLYDPSEGEIFVGGVPLKEIPKDTLRHTISLVLQRAVLFSGTIADNIRQGKQNASLDEMEHASAIAQAKEFIDRQDKRYDAMVEERGLNFSGGQKQRLSITRGIVGEPKVLILDDSTSALDAKSEKLVKEALNQELKDTTTIIIAQKISSVIQADKILVLDQGKLVQVGTHKELLQTSEIYQEIYDTQKGKEVAISE; encoded by the coding sequence ATGAAAAAATTTCGTTTGTTTACGGTTTTATCAATTATCTTAACGAGCATCATGGTAGGTTCTCAATTGTGGCAACCTAAGCTATTACAACAAGTTTTAGAGGCAATTGTAAACGATAAATTAGACGATATTTATTCGATTGGCATCATTTTGATTGGTGTGGCAGGAGTCGGTTTGATTGCGGGTATTTTAAATACAATTACTTCAGCAAAGGTCGCACAAGAAGTTGGAGCGAACCTAAGAGAAGAAAGTTTCAGAAAAATTCAAACATTCTCATATAGCAATATTGAACGATTTTCTACTGGGAATTTAGTTGTTCGTTTAACAAATGACATTACCCAAGTACAAAACTTAGTGATGTTAGCTTTACAATCACTAATTCGTATTCCAATTTTATTTATTGGTAGTTTTATTCTAGCTATGTATACTTTGCCACAATTGTGGTGGATCATTATTTTATTAGTGGTGTTAGTTTTTATTATTGTATTCTTTACATTTGGGGCAATGGGCAAACATTTTGCTAAAATTCAAGGCTTTTTAGATCGTGTAAATGGCATTGCGAAAGAAAATTTAGCAGGTATGCGTGTTGTAAAATCATTTGTACAAGAAAAAAATGAAGAGAAACGTTTTACAGATGTGAGTGAATCATTGACGTATCACACGATTAAAGTTGGAAATCTATTTTCAATTATGATTCCAGCCTTTATGTTTGTATCAAATATTGCTGTTGTGACATCAATTTTCTTTGTTGGAACAATGGTGAAGAGTGATCCAGCTGTCATTGGTGCAGTTGCTTCATTTATGAGTTATTTAACTCAAATTATGATGGCGATTATCATTGGTGGAATGTTAATGATGATGTCTTCAAGAGCGATTATTTCGTTAAAACGGATTTCCGAAATTCTTGAAACAAAGTCAGACATCAACTACAATACAGAACCATTAACTAAAGAGTTAGACGGTAGCGTAACCTTTAAACATGTTAGCTTTAAATACGAAAATGATGACGATGCAGCGTTAAAAGATATTTCTTTTTCTGTTAAGCCAGGAGAACTAGTCGGAATCGTTGGAGCAACAGGGTCAGGTAAATCAACATTAGCACAATTAATGACTCGGTTATACGATCCAAGTGAAGGGGAGATTTTTGTTGGGGGTGTCCCATTAAAAGAAATTCCTAAGGATACATTACGTCATACAATCTCATTAGTCCTTCAACGTGCAGTTTTATTTTCAGGTACGATTGCTGATAACATTCGACAAGGAAAACAAAATGCTTCACTAGATGAAATGGAACATGCATCTGCAATTGCACAAGCAAAAGAATTTATCGATCGCCAAGACAAGAGATACGATGCGATGGTAGAAGAACGTGGATTGAATTTCTCTGGTGGGCAAAAACAACGACTATCTATTACAAGAGGAATCGTAGGTGAGCCTAAAGTATTGATTTTAGATGATAGCACAAGTGCATTAGATGCTAAATCAGAAAAATTAGTAAAAGAAGCGTTGAATCAAGAATTAAAAGATACAACGACGATTATTATTGCTCAAAAAATTTCATCAGTCATTCAAGCAGATAAAATTTTAGTACTCGATCAAGGAAAACTTGTTCAAGTAGGAACCCATAAAGAATTATTGCAAACAAGTGAGATTTATCAAGAAATTTATGACACTCAAAAAGGAAAAGAGGTGGCTATAAGTGAGTGA
- a CDS encoding metallophosphoesterase, with product MLILVVSDNHGDRDVLVDLVETYQGKVDGMFHCGDSELEATDTIWKNFYVVRGNCDYDDAFPTTVETEVKGEKIFMTHGHLHEVKFTMNTLLLAAKEAKAQFAFFGHTHELGVEVVDDVLLLNPGSIRLPRGKYPIKTYAMIETTPEKITVNYYDETHKVVSELAREFKR from the coding sequence ATGTTGATTTTAGTTGTTAGTGATAATCATGGAGATCGTGATGTATTAGTAGATTTGGTTGAAACGTATCAAGGAAAAGTAGATGGAATGTTTCACTGCGGGGATTCTGAATTAGAAGCAACGGATACTATTTGGAAAAATTTTTATGTAGTACGTGGCAACTGTGATTACGATGATGCTTTTCCAACAACGGTTGAAACAGAGGTTAAAGGTGAGAAAATTTTTATGACTCACGGCCATTTACATGAAGTGAAATTCACAATGAACACGTTACTGTTAGCTGCTAAAGAAGCAAAAGCTCAATTTGCTTTCTTCGGCCATACCCATGAATTAGGTGTAGAAGTAGTGGATGATGTGTTGTTGCTTAATCCAGGAAGCATTCGTTTACCAAGAGGGAAATACCCAATTAAAACATATGCCATGATTGAAACAACTCCAGAAAAAATAACAGTAAATTACTATGATGAAACACATAAAGTAGTTTCAGAATTAGCAAGAGAGTTTAAAAGATAA
- the rph gene encoding ribonuclease PH, translated as MRVDGRSFDESRKVTIETNYLKHPEGSVLISVGDTKVICNASLESRVPPFMRGEGRGWVTAEYSMLPRATNTRNIREAAKGKLTGRTMEIQRLIGRALRSVIDLDLLGERSIVVDCDVIQADGGTRTASITGAFVALSIAVNKLLENGELTTNPIKENIAAISVGILTDGQAVLDLNYLEDSAAAVDMNLVMTAGGKFVEIQGTGEEATFSTDELTSMLALGDLGIKELIRLQNEAIESCSVETIVYPSSPKNQLVIATRNPGKAKEFDALFAKKGWSIKTLLDFPEIPDVEETGTTFTENALLKAETIAQTLNMVVLADDSGLKVDALGGQPGVYSARFAGEAKSDAANNAKLLHELTDVPEAERTAQFHCTLALAMPDRESLVVSGEVEGTILTIPRGDNGFGYDPLFFVPTLAKTMAELTGEEKNKISHRSQALVQLEKVWDDWINQ; from the coding sequence ATGCGAGTAGATGGAAGAAGTTTTGACGAAAGTCGTAAAGTAACAATTGAGACCAATTATTTAAAACACCCAGAAGGTTCAGTTTTAATTTCTGTTGGAGATACAAAAGTGATTTGTAATGCTTCATTAGAATCCCGCGTTCCCCCTTTTATGCGAGGCGAAGGACGTGGATGGGTAACGGCTGAATACAGCATGCTTCCACGAGCGACCAATACTCGAAACATTCGTGAAGCAGCAAAAGGGAAATTAACAGGACGTACCATGGAAATTCAACGACTAATCGGACGTGCATTGCGTTCAGTGATTGATTTAGATTTACTAGGTGAACGCTCAATTGTAGTGGATTGCGACGTTATCCAAGCAGATGGCGGGACAAGAACAGCCAGTATCACTGGCGCATTTGTAGCCTTAAGTATAGCTGTCAACAAATTATTGGAAAACGGCGAACTAACCACCAACCCAATCAAAGAAAATATTGCGGCAATTAGCGTCGGTATTTTAACCGATGGGCAGGCGGTGTTAGATTTAAACTATCTTGAAGACAGCGCTGCAGCTGTAGACATGAATTTAGTGATGACGGCTGGTGGAAAATTTGTTGAAATTCAAGGAACAGGTGAAGAGGCAACTTTTTCAACAGATGAATTGACTTCGATGCTTGCTTTAGGTGATTTAGGAATTAAAGAATTGATTCGTCTTCAAAATGAAGCAATCGAAAGCTGTTCAGTTGAAACGATTGTGTACCCATCTTCTCCCAAAAATCAATTAGTGATTGCAACCCGCAATCCAGGAAAAGCCAAAGAATTTGACGCCTTATTTGCTAAAAAAGGTTGGTCAATTAAAACCTTACTAGATTTCCCTGAAATTCCAGATGTAGAAGAAACAGGAACGACTTTTACAGAAAATGCACTACTGAAAGCTGAGACGATTGCACAGACCTTGAACATGGTAGTGCTAGCAGATGACTCTGGATTGAAAGTAGATGCTTTAGGCGGACAACCTGGCGTCTATTCAGCTCGATTTGCTGGCGAGGCAAAGAGTGACGCGGCGAATAACGCTAAATTACTTCATGAACTAACAGATGTTCCCGAAGCAGAACGAACTGCTCAATTTCATTGTACTTTAGCATTAGCAATGCCTGACCGTGAAAGCTTGGTTGTAAGTGGTGAAGTAGAGGGAACGATTTTGACTATCCCTCGTGGTGATAATGGGTTTGGTTACGATCCTTTATTCTTCGTGCCTACCCTTGCTAAAACAATGGCAGAACTAACAGGCGAAGAAAAAAATAAAATCAGTCATCGAAGTCAAGCTTTGGTACAGTTAGAAAAAGTCTGGGACGATTGGATTAATCAATAA